A window of the Cuculus canorus isolate bCucCan1 chromosome 3, bCucCan1.pri, whole genome shotgun sequence genome harbors these coding sequences:
- the TTK gene encoding dual specificity protein kinase TTK, whose product MEEEELSERGLPQIASIMNRVRDLKNKYRNEDNITDEFNCTKISADTTDNSGTVNQIMMTTNNPEDWLSFLLRLEKKGLPQTDVSLLNRLIGRYSQAVTALPAEKHSQDESYARILVRFAELKALQDPEEARDQFHLARLNCKKFAFVHVAFAQFELSQGNMKKCKQLLQKAMECFAVPLEMLEAALQNFHSQKKQLLSDEEKENFAVSSTHESGLQSIVGNHRNIKRNSGENSSTVTRLFLGEEKSQELDALTNNHIPLRPLNKLNQPCPFGRVPVKLVTDDDDDVKMTDILPTASVMKRQISSSKCTAFITPLLPSEPRSRGGDSCNLGDLQLQVLGENSLETATNSSVTLKTNMDTSLTMKREENEVQHQELKMPEPRSLESQQQQSSSGENYRKQLDQIKLNCVNTRKKWPVQEVSQKSCYREGKQSSLEKSGQLLSKGLSPPDAVSKKSDPPRVCGTPSAISNDYMECFRTPIVKNNFLPACQISTPYSQLPYFLPHTPATPFQNQVGLQVPAPIPSHECLAIKGKVYTILKQIGSGGSSKVFQVLNEKKQLFAVKYVNLEEADQQTIESYKNEIAHLSKLQQHSDKIIRLYSYEITEHHIYMVMECGNIDLNTWLKKKKKIDPLERKSYWKNMLEAVHTIHEYGIIHSDLKPANFLIVDGMLKLIDFGIANQMQPDVTSIIKDSQVGTMNYMPPEAIKDMSSYGENGKSRSKISPKSDVWSLGCILYCMTYGRTPFQHITNPINKLHAIVDPSYEIEFPDIAEKDLQDVLKHCLIRNPKQRISVSELLMHPYVQIQSHCQAGVPNAKGTTEEMKLILGQLVGLNSPNSISRAARTLYEQCNSGKSLDVSVFAKLGSQKSRTTK is encoded by the exons atggaggaggaggagttaAGTGAAAGAGGATTGCCACAAATTGCCTCAATCATGAACAGAGTTAGAgacttgaaaaacaaatacagaaatgaagacAATATCACAGATGAATTTAACTGTACTAAAATCTCAGCTGATACGACAG ataACTCTGGGACTGTTAATCAGATAATGATGACAACAAATAATCCAGAAGATTGGCTCTCTTTTTTGCttaggctggagaaaaagggCCTTCCTCAGACAGATGTTAGCTTACTGAATAGACTCATTGGTCGCTACAGTCAAGCAGTGACTGCATTACCTGCAGAAAAGCATAGTCAAGATGAGAGCTATGCTCGCATTCTTGTGAGATTTGCCGAGTTGAAGGC TCTTCAAGATCCAGAGGAGGCACGGGACCAATTCCATCTGGCCAGGCTGAACTGcaagaaatttgcttttgtgCATGTGGCTTTTGCACAGTTTGAACTATCACAAG GAAATATGAAGAAGTGTAAGCAGCTCCTTCAGAAAGCTATGGAGTGCTTTGCTGTTCCCCTAGAAAtgttggaagctgctctacaAAACTTTCATTCACAAAAGAAGCAGTTGCTttcagatgaggagaaggagaacTTTGCAG TATCAAGTACACATGAGTCTGGACTTCAGAGCATAGTtggaaatcacagaaacataaaaaggaaTTCTGGTGAAAATTCTTCTACTGTAACCAGGCTTTTTTTGGG GGAGGAGAAGTCACAGGAACTTGATGCTTTGACTAATAACCACATTCCGTTAAGACCACTAAATAAATTGAACCAG CCCTGCCCCTTTGGAAGGGTTCCTGTTAAATTGGTaactgatgatgatgatgatgtgaAGATGACTGATATCCTACCTACAGCTAGTGTTATGAAGAG GCAAATATCCAGCTCCAAGTGTACAGCCTTCATCACACCTCTTCTACCATCAGAGCCAAGATCTCGTGGGGGTGATTCTTGCAACCTGGGAGACTTACAG TTGCAGGTGTTGGGCGAGAACAGCTTAGAAACAGCTACCAATTCATCTGTAACTCTGAAAACTAATATGGATACCAGTCTTACGATGAAAAGAGAAG agaatgaagtcCAGCATCAGGAGCTGAAGATGCCAGAGCCAAGGAGTCTGGAAAGTCAACAACAGCAATCTAGTTCTGGTGAAAACTATAGAAAGCAGTTGGATCAGATTAAACTAAACTGTgtaaacaccagaaaaaaatggccAGTTCAAGAAGTGTCACAGAAAAGCTGCTATAGAGAG GGAAAACAGTCAAGCCTTGAAAAATCTGGTCAGCTGCTTTCAAAAGGATTATCACCACCAGATGCTGTTTCTAAGAAGAGTGATCCACCACGTGTTTGTGGAACACCAAGTGCCATATCTAATGATTATATGGAGTG TTTCAGGACGCCAATTGTGAAGAACAACTTCCTACCAGCATGTCAAATTTCTACTCCCTACAGCCAGCTCCCATATTTCCTACCACATACTCCAGCAACTCCATTTCAAAATCAAGTTGGCTTGCAG GTTCCAGCTCCTATACCTTCACATGAATGCCTTGCCATCAAAGGAAAAGTTTATACAATATTAAAGCAAATAGGTAGTGGAGGCTCGAGTAAG GTGTTTCAAGTACTGAATGAGAAGAAGCAGCTATTTGCTGTCAAATATGTGAATCTGGAGGAAGCCGATCAACAGACTATTGAGAGCTATAAGAATGAAATTGCTCATTTGAGTAAACTGCAGCAGCATAGTGATAAGATCATCCGCCTTTATAGCTA tgaaattactGAACATCATATCTACATGGTAATGGAGTGTGGAAATATTGATCTCAATACctggcttaaaaagaaaaagaaaatcgATCCATTGGAACGCAAGAGCTACTGGAAAAATATGCTGGAAGCTGTTCACACAATCCACGAATATG GCATTATTCACAGTGATCTCAAACCAGCGAACTTTCTAATAGTTGATGGAATGTTAAAGCTGATTGACTTTGGCATTGcaaaccaaatgcagccagacGTGACAAGCATCATTAAAGATTCTCAG GTTGGCACAATGAATTATATGCCACCAGAAGCAATAAAAGATATGTCTTCCTatggagaaaatgggaaatctCGATCTAAg atAAGTCCCAAAAGTGACGTGTGGTCACTGGGATGCATTTTGTACTGTATGACATATGGAAGGACTCCATTTCAACATATAACGAATCCAATTAATAAACTGCACGCTATTGTTGATCCTAGTTATGAAATAGAATTTCCAGATATTGCTGAGAAGGATCTTCAAGATGTGCTAAAG CACTGTTTAATAAGAAATCCTAAACAAAGAATATCTGTTTCGGAGTTGCTTATGCATCCCTATGTTCAAATTCAAAGTCATTGTCAAGCAG GTGTTCCAAATGCAAAAGGAACAACAGAGGAAATGAAACTTATCCTTGGTCAGCTTGTTGGCTTGAATTCTCCAAACTCTATTTCTAGAGCTGCTAGG ACTTTATATGAACAGTGCAACAGTGGCAAAAGTCTTGATGTATCAGTATTTGCAAAACTTGGGAGTCAAAAATCGAGGACAACAAAATGA